The following coding sequences lie in one Spea bombifrons isolate aSpeBom1 chromosome 5, aSpeBom1.2.pri, whole genome shotgun sequence genomic window:
- the LOC128496432 gene encoding stonustoxin subunit alpha-like, producing MTIEIPSLGRPFSLGMLYDCRDDSLVPGISFWKREALEKDISVSPQNSTSFEVITSDTVCDKSSALEMKAALKTSFLCGLVQVGGSAKFLNDTKRSEERARVTLKYSRTTKFTQLGVGHLCADDVSGRTDKLPATHIVTGILYGAQAFFIFDQDVSSSEKLSEVEGKLQAMVRRIPQLSNGDNKMTPEVKCTFYGDFALQTSQVTFDEVVKIYSSLPNLLGENGENAVPLRVWLHPLKSLDDKATRLVREISLNLFLKIEYMMQYMAEVDMQCNDLMRHPAAESFPDLKTGIRPLRENCKKFILQIQSRLSQTLPAIRGGEMDEGMMAEILGRKEWSPFREHDIKDFLSKTRKEMDFMYALRNALRQIQVISTKEKLREFFISSYVDYAVCFNVIAFFPVAPYLTDTSRWINESRINSTGYYQSYQYPSSSLWFEVRGMSGKVRQYVKEFQAFAQANSTNYRTKFVITSLRERNDPGISIYLCREGELDSLDFEPPSKPNPPSLTKITHYSVELSLQPAEFGRRFIEGYRVECAPCYTDKWVSLPVQKAEKVEFPNLEPGSYYQFRYSAVCKARQSQVSDVTRAQTLPTSPPKEPQTTADSSSIRVFWKAPSVVGREVVIRQYKLQYKEQSSDVWLEVKTATKTESHVIEGLSADTTYNIRVSAVTGNNTESNPSEEILSTTAGEEAPKVTESPGAVN from the exons ATGACCATCGAGATCCCGTCCCTCGGACGCCCCTTCTCCCTGGGGATGCTCTATGACTGTCGGGATGACAGCTTAGTTCCAG gcatttcattttggaagaggGAGGCTCTGGAAAAGGACATCTCTGTGAGCCCTCAGAATAGCACCTCCTTCGAGGTTATAACCTCGGACACCGTTTGTGATAAATCATCTGCCCTGGAAATGAAGGCTGCCTTAAAAACCAGTTTCCTCTGCGGCCTGGTGCAAGTTGGGGGGTCCGCAAAGTTCCTGAACGATACAAAAAGGTCAGAAGAACGAGCCAGAGTCACCCTGAAATACTCCAGAACCACCAAGTTCACGCAGCTTGGCGTGGGCCACCTGTGTGCAGACGACGTGTCTGGCAGGACTGACAAACTGCCGGCCACCCACATCGTCACCGGGATCTTGTATGGCGCTCAGGCTTTCTTTATATTTGATCAAGATGTGTCCTCGTCAGAAAAGCTGTCGGAGGTAGAAGGGAAGCTTCAGGCGATGGTCCGAAGAATACCGCAACTCTCCAACGGTGACAACAAGATGACCCCTGAAGTTAAGTGCACGTTTTACGGGGACTTCGCTCTTCAGACGAGTCAAGTGACCTTTGACGAGGTCGTTAAAATCTACAGCAGCCTCCCCAATCTCCTGGGAGAGAACGGAGAAAACGCTGTGCCCTTGAGAGTCTGGCTTCACCCGCTGAAGAGCCTGGACGATAAAGCCACTCGGCTAGTTCGGGAGATCAGCCTCAaccttttcttaaaaatagAGTATATGATGCAGTACATGGCGGAGGTCGACATGCAGTGCAACGATCTGATGAGACATCCGGCCGCCGAGTCCTTCCCGGACCTCAAGACGGGAATCCGTCCGCTTAGGGAGAACTGTAAGAAATTCATCCTTCAGATCCAGAGCCGGCTCTCGCAAACGCTGCCCGCTATACGAGGAGGAGAAATGGATGAGGGGATGATGGCCGAGATCCTTGGAAGAAAAGAGTGGTCTCCATTTCGAGAACACGACATTAAAGACTTTTTGAGCAAAACACGCAAAGAGATGGACTTTATGTACGCTCTGCGAAATGCGTTGCGCCAAATCCAAGTTATATCCACCAAGGAGAAACTCAGAGAATTTTTTATCAGTTCGTATGTTGATTACGCCGTCTGCTTTAACGTAATTGCCTTTTTTCCAGTTGCGCCATACCTGACCGATACAAGTCGCTGGATCAATGAAAGCCGAATAAACTCTACGGGTTACTATCAGAGCTATCAGTACCCGAGCTCTTCGCTGTGGTTTGAAGTAAGAGGGATGTCTGGAAAGGTCAGGCAATATGTGAAGGAGTTCCAGGCCTTCGCTCAGGCTAACTCTACTAACTACAGGACAAAGTTCGTCATCACGTCGCTTCGAGAGAGAAATGATCCGGGGATTTCTATCTATTTGTGTCGAGAGGGAGAATTAGACAGTCTGGATTTTGAGCCTCCGTCTAAACCGAATCCCCCCTCGCTGACCAAGATCACTCACTACTCCGTGGAGCTGAGCCTCCAGCCGGCAGAATTCGGAAGACGTTTTATCGAAGGGTATCGAGTGGAGTGCGCGCCTTGCTATACGGATAAGTGGGTTTCTTTGCCTGTGCAGAAAGCCGAGAAGGTTGAGTTCCCAAACTTAGAGCCCGGCTCTTACTACCAGTTCAGATACTCAGCCGTGTGTAAAGCAAGACAGAGCCAGGTGAGTGACGTCACGAGGGCTCAGACCCTTCCAACCAGTCCGCCCAAAGAGCCGCAAACCACTGCCGATTCCTCCTCCATTAGAGTTTTCTGGAAGGCTCCGTCCGTGGTGGGCCGGGAAGTCGTGATACGGCAGTACAAGCTTCAGTATAAAGAGCAAAGTTCCGACGTATGGCTTGAAGTCAAAACggcaacaaaaacagaaagccaTGTTATCGAGGGACTTAGTGCCGATACAACGTATAACATCCGCGTGTCGGCCGTTACCGGCAATAATACAGAGAGCAACCCGAGCGAGGAGATCCTGAGCACCACGGCAGGAGAAGAGGCGCCGAAAGTAACCGAATCCCCAGGGGCCGTAAATTAA